One Paracoccaceae bacterium genomic region harbors:
- a CDS encoding transcriptional repressor, producing the protein MEPFATSVSDTAAARGETWLAQGGLRPTRQRVALAVLLVGDGQNRHVTAESLYAAAANAGESVSLATVYNTLRAFCDAGLMQEVVVDGSKSYFDTRMDDHPHFYWEDSATLTDAPADELEIARLPRPPAGTEIARVDVVIRLRRA; encoded by the coding sequence ATGGAGCCATTTGCCACGTCTGTTTCCGATACCGCCGCCGCGCGCGGCGAAACCTGGCTTGCGCAGGGCGGCCTGCGGCCGACGCGGCAGCGCGTGGCGCTTGCGGTGCTGCTGGTGGGCGACGGTCAGAACCGCCATGTCACCGCGGAAAGCCTTTATGCGGCAGCGGCCAACGCGGGCGAAAGCGTCAGCCTGGCGACCGTCTACAACACGCTGCGTGCGTTCTGCGACGCCGGGCTGATGCAGGAGGTCGTGGTCGACGGATCGAAAAGCTACTTCGACACCCGGATGGACGACCACCCCCATTTCTACTGGGAAGACAGCGCCACGCTGACCGACGCGCCGGCGGACGAACTGGAAATCGCGCGCCTGCCGCGCCCGCCTGCGGGAACCGAAATCGCGCGGGTCGATGTCGTGATCCGGCTGCGCCGGGCCTGA
- a CDS encoding lysine--tRNA ligase, giving the protein MSALRDAAMKSKAWPFEEARAILKRFGGKDPAKGHVLFETGYGPSGLPHIGTFGEVARTTMIRRAFEVISDIPTRLICFSDDVDGMRKVPDNVPRQEMLRQHMQKPLTSVPDPYGEFASFGHHNNAMLRRFLDTFGFEYEFISATDFYRSGRFDDTLRLAAERYDAIMKIMLASLREERQQTYSCFLPIHPETGRVLYVPIKHVDARDATITFDDETGREWTVPVTGGHCKLQWKPDFGARWAALGVDFEMYGKDHSTNTPIYDGICEVLGGRAPHHFTYELFLDEAGQKISKSKGNGLTIDEWLTYASTESLSYFMYQKPKTAKRLWWDVIPKAVDEYHQQLSAYPAQDADARVNNPVWHIHGGNPPASGMVVSFAMLLNLASAAAAEDKAVLWAFLRKYALGATPEANPDLDAAAGYAVRYYNDKVRPTKAYRLPDDRERAAISDLRGRLAAWDGAVADEALQSVVYAVGKDHGFEPLRDWFRALYEVLLGASEGPRFGGFVALYGLAETVALIDRALAGELAAA; this is encoded by the coding sequence ATGTCCGCCCTGCGCGACGCCGCGATGAAATCGAAAGCCTGGCCCTTCGAGGAAGCGCGCGCCATCCTGAAGCGATTTGGCGGCAAGGACCCGGCCAAGGGCCATGTCCTTTTCGAAACCGGCTACGGTCCCTCGGGTCTGCCGCATATCGGCACCTTCGGCGAGGTGGCCCGCACCACCATGATCCGCCGCGCCTTTGAGGTGATCAGCGACATTCCGACGCGGCTGATCTGTTTCTCGGACGATGTGGACGGGATGCGCAAGGTGCCCGACAACGTGCCCCGGCAAGAGATGCTGCGCCAGCACATGCAGAAGCCGCTGACGTCTGTCCCCGATCCCTATGGCGAGTTTGCAAGCTTCGGGCACCACAACAACGCCATGCTGCGCCGGTTCCTGGACACGTTCGGGTTCGAGTACGAATTCATCAGCGCAACCGACTTCTACCGCTCGGGCCGGTTCGACGACACGCTGCGGCTGGCCGCCGAACGCTACGATGCCATCATGAAGATCATGCTGGCCAGCCTGCGCGAGGAACGCCAGCAGACCTATTCCTGCTTCCTGCCCATCCACCCCGAAACCGGGCGTGTCCTGTATGTGCCGATCAAGCATGTCGATGCGCGGGACGCCACGATCACCTTCGATGACGAGACGGGCCGCGAATGGACGGTGCCGGTCACGGGCGGGCATTGCAAGCTGCAGTGGAAGCCCGATTTCGGCGCCCGCTGGGCCGCGCTGGGTGTCGATTTCGAGATGTATGGCAAGGACCATTCCACCAACACCCCGATCTATGACGGTATCTGCGAGGTGCTGGGGGGCCGGGCGCCCCATCACTTCACCTACGAGCTGTTCCTCGACGAGGCCGGCCAGAAGATCTCCAAGTCAAAGGGCAACGGCCTGACCATCGACGAATGGCTGACCTATGCGTCGACCGAAAGCCTGTCCTACTTCATGTACCAGAAGCCCAAGACGGCCAAGCGCCTGTGGTGGGACGTGATCCCCAAGGCGGTGGACGAATACCACCAGCAGCTCAGCGCCTATCCGGCGCAGGACGCCGACGCCCGGGTCAACAATCCGGTCTGGCACATCCATGGCGGCAATCCTCCCGCCTCCGGCATGGTGGTGTCCTTCGCGATGCTCCTGAACCTCGCGTCGGCGGCGGCGGCCGAGGACAAGGCGGTGCTCTGGGCCTTTCTGCGCAAATATGCGCTTGGCGCCACGCCCGAGGCGAACCCCGACCTGGATGCCGCGGCGGGCTATGCCGTGCGCTACTACAACGACAAGGTCCGGCCGACCAAGGCTTACCGGCTGCCTGACGACCGCGAACGCGCCGCGATCTCGGACCTGCGGGGGCGGCTTGCCGCCTGGGACGGGGCAGTGGCGGACGAGGCGTTGCAGAGCGTGGTCTATGCCGTCGGCAAGGACCACGGGTTCGAACCGCTGCGCGACTGGTTCCGCGCGCTCTACGAGGTGCTGCTGGGCGCCTCCGAAGGCCCGCGCTTCGGCGGCTTCGTGGCGCTCTACGGGCTGGCCGAGACGGTGGCCCTGATCGACCGGGCGCTTGCCGGGGAACTCGCCGCCGCCTGA
- a CDS encoding CHAD domain-containing protein: MSFAFRRRDADLTAGLRRIAATEIAAALAQLDPGPPDAAGVHDLRKRIKKLRGLLRLVRPGMARATDEIAVLRDAARGLSPVRDAEVMLMWHDRLAPGADGPLRAMLAARVETARAGADLPGAAEAARTALQGVAERVPEWRVKGKGAAVLKASLARSLRRGASAMQEARATREVEALHDWRKRAKDLWYQTRLLSPVWPDAVAVWQSLADDLGEWLGEHHDLAVFQALTADAEGAAGTEAMAVRAQARLMSSEIEAKVFEAGGRLYAADPDAVAGIIVDWWRVWREG, encoded by the coding sequence CCACCGAGATCGCAGCCGCGCTTGCCCAGCTTGACCCCGGGCCGCCCGATGCCGCGGGGGTGCATGACCTGCGCAAGCGCATCAAGAAACTGCGCGGCCTGCTGCGGCTGGTCCGGCCCGGCATGGCGCGGGCGACCGACGAGATTGCCGTGCTGCGCGACGCGGCGCGGGGGCTTTCGCCAGTGCGCGACGCCGAGGTCATGCTGATGTGGCACGACCGGCTGGCGCCCGGGGCCGATGGGCCGCTGCGGGCGATGCTTGCCGCGCGCGTCGAGACGGCACGCGCGGGGGCAGACCTGCCCGGAGCGGCCGAGGCGGCGCGCACGGCCTTGCAGGGGGTCGCGGAACGGGTGCCGGAATGGCGCGTCAAGGGAAAGGGCGCGGCGGTGCTGAAGGCATCGCTGGCGCGCAGCCTGCGCCGGGGCGCCTCGGCAATGCAGGAGGCCCGGGCCACGCGCGAGGTCGAGGCGCTGCACGACTGGCGCAAGCGGGCGAAGGACCTGTGGTACCAGACCCGCCTGCTGTCGCCCGTCTGGCCCGATGCCGTGGCGGTGTGGCAATCGCTTGCCGACGATCTGGGCGAATGGCTGGGCGAACACCACGATCTTGCGGTGTTCCAGGCCCTGACCGCAGACGCCGAGGGCGCGGCCGGGACCGAGGCCATGGCGGTCCGGGCGCAGGCACGGCTGATGTCATCCGAGATCGAGGCGAAGGTGTTCGAAGCGGGCGGGCGGCTTTACGCCGCCGACCCCGATGCGGTGGCGGGCATCATCGTGGACTGGTGGCGGGTCTGGCGCGAAGGCTAG
- a CDS encoding LysR family transcriptional regulator, producing MGFDNWDEVRTAFQVARLGTVSGAAEVLGVHHATVIRHIDALEKRLGVRLFQRHPRGYTPTEAGRDLLAVAQVTQEQFAQLAGRIRGQGESVTGELVVTSISGLAPILAPVLASFRAAHPGLIVRFLSDLRLFRLDFGEAHVAIRAGAAPSEPDNVAQPFLRLRNAPYASTDYVAARGKPATEADLAAHDLVGADDPQSRAPFSVWMRDHLPEDRVVFRASEQAGIEAAVRAGAGIGFMPVWQGDADPALVQILPPRPEWDAPLWLVTHVDLHRTLKVQRFLAHLKEAAKGWQGL from the coding sequence ATGGGCTTCGACAACTGGGATGAGGTGCGCACCGCCTTTCAGGTCGCGCGCCTGGGCACCGTCTCGGGCGCGGCCGAGGTGCTGGGGGTCCACCATGCCACGGTGATCCGCCACATTGATGCGCTGGAAAAGCGGCTGGGCGTGCGGCTGTTCCAGCGTCATCCGCGCGGCTACACGCCGACCGAGGCGGGGCGGGATCTGCTGGCCGTGGCGCAGGTCACGCAGGAACAGTTCGCGCAGCTTGCAGGCCGCATCCGGGGGCAGGGCGAGTCGGTGACGGGCGAACTGGTCGTCACCTCGATCAGCGGGCTGGCGCCGATCCTGGCCCCGGTGCTGGCCAGTTTCCGTGCCGCGCATCCCGGGCTGATCGTCCGGTTCCTGTCCGACCTGCGGCTGTTCCGGCTGGACTTCGGCGAGGCGCATGTGGCGATCCGCGCCGGTGCCGCACCGTCCGAGCCCGACAACGTGGCGCAACCCTTCCTGCGGCTGCGCAACGCGCCTTACGCATCCACCGACTATGTCGCCGCGCGCGGCAAGCCCGCGACCGAGGCTGACCTGGCCGCCCATGACCTGGTGGGGGCCGACGACCCGCAAAGCCGGGCGCCCTTTTCCGTGTGGATGCGCGACCATCTGCCCGAAGACCGCGTGGTGTTCCGCGCCAGTGAACAGGCGGGGATCGAGGCCGCCGTCCGCGCGGGCGCCGGGATCGGCTTCATGCCGGTCTGGCAGGGCGATGCCGATCCCGCGCTCGTCCAGATCCTGCCGCCCCGGCCCGAATGGGATGCGCCGCTGTGGCTGGTCACCCATGTCGACCTGCACCGCACGCTGAAGGTGCAGCGGTTCCTTGCGCATCTGAAAGAGGCGGCGAAGGGCTGGCAGGGGCTGTGA
- a CDS encoding ion transporter, translated as MTSIHKLVDDRQFQSFIIGVILVNAAILGLLTLDLSPGLRKFLELLDNLCLVVFVAEIAMKLFVYRGQFFRDGWNIFDAVVVGIALLPATGSLSVLRALRVLRVLRLATAVPSMRRVINGMFAALPGGASIAGILFIMYYVGAIIGVTLFSKNVPQYFGDIGTTFFTLFQLMTLEGWNGIADEVIVHHPRAWIFFVCFIIFTNFTTLNLLFGIIVDAMEKAKEEEVREEMAVQGVEVEEVSDGLRLAKIEEDVKHIRAMLARMEAERIGA; from the coding sequence ATGACGTCGATCCACAAGCTGGTCGATGACCGTCAGTTTCAATCGTTCATCATCGGGGTCATCCTGGTCAACGCGGCAATCCTGGGGCTGCTGACGCTGGACCTTTCACCGGGCCTGCGGAAATTCCTGGAGCTGCTCGACAACCTCTGCCTTGTCGTCTTCGTGGCCGAGATCGCGATGAAGCTGTTCGTCTACCGCGGGCAGTTCTTCCGCGATGGCTGGAACATCTTTGACGCGGTGGTCGTGGGGATCGCCCTGCTGCCCGCCACCGGGTCGCTCAGCGTGCTGCGGGCGCTTCGGGTGCTTCGGGTGCTGCGGCTGGCCACCGCCGTGCCCTCGATGCGGCGGGTGATCAACGGCATGTTCGCGGCATTGCCGGGCGGGGCCTCGATCGCGGGGATCCTGTTCATCATGTACTACGTCGGCGCCATCATCGGCGTGACGCTGTTCTCGAAGAACGTGCCGCAGTATTTCGGCGACATCGGCACCACCTTCTTCACGCTGTTCCAGCTGATGACGCTGGAAGGCTGGAACGGCATCGCCGACGAGGTGATCGTGCATCACCCGCGCGCATGGATCTTCTTTGTCTGCTTCATCATCTTCACCAACTTCACGACGCTGAACCTGCTGTTCGGCATCATCGTGGACGCGATGGAGAAGGCGAAGGAAGAAGAGGTGCGGGAAGAGATGGCGGTGCAGGGCGTCGAGGTGGAGGAAGTGTCGGACGGCCTGCGCCTTGCCAAGATCGAGGAAGACGTCAAGCACATCCGCGCCATGCTGGCCCGCATGGAAGCCGAGCGCATCGGCGCCTGA
- a CDS encoding transglutaminase family protein: protein MLIRFGHHITIRCAQPTPLICLLTLHDERRDDLDRQGPVITDPPVPVSRYRDLFGNTCLRMLAPQGDFSIRQDCTVRDSGLPDAHLPDARETPIADLPDETLIYLLGSRYCETDRLSQTAWNLFGNLPPGWARVQAICDYVKGHIRFDYMAARATRTAGDAQAERVGVCRDFAHLGIALCRCMNIPARYVNGYLGDIGVPVVDPMDFSAWMEVWLDGRWVTFDPRNNTRRIGRVKVSHGRDAADVPLVHSFGPHTLQRFTVWAYDLAAPPPNLPD from the coding sequence ATGCTGATCCGGTTCGGCCATCACATCACCATCCGCTGCGCGCAGCCGACGCCGCTGATCTGCCTGCTGACGCTGCATGACGAACGGCGCGACGATCTGGACCGGCAGGGGCCGGTGATCACCGACCCGCCGGTGCCGGTGTCGCGCTACCGCGACCTGTTCGGCAACACCTGCCTGCGGATGCTGGCGCCGCAGGGCGACTTCTCGATCCGGCAGGATTGCACCGTCCGCGACAGCGGCCTGCCCGATGCCCATCTGCCCGATGCCCGGGAAACCCCCATCGCCGACCTGCCCGACGAGACGCTGATCTACCTGCTCGGCAGCCGCTATTGCGAAACCGACCGCCTCAGCCAGACCGCCTGGAACCTGTTCGGCAACCTGCCGCCCGGCTGGGCGCGGGTGCAGGCGATCTGCGACTATGTGAAGGGGCACATCCGCTTCGACTACATGGCCGCCCGCGCCACCCGCACCGCCGGCGACGCCCAGGCCGAACGGGTCGGCGTCTGCCGCGACTTCGCCCATCTGGGCATCGCGCTCTGCCGCTGCATGAACATCCCGGCCCGTTATGTGAACGGCTATCTCGGCGACATCGGCGTGCCGGTGGTCGACCCGATGGACTTCTCGGCCTGGATGGAGGTCTGGCTCGACGGTCGATGGGTGACCTTCGATCCCCGCAACAACACGCGCCGGATCGGCCGGGTCAAGGTGTCCCACGGGCGCGATGCGGCGGATGTGCCGCTGGTGCATTCCTTCGGGCCGCACACGCTGCAGCGGTTCACCGTCTGGGCCTACGATCTGGCCGCGCCCCCGCCGAACCTGCCCGACTGA
- a CDS encoding methyltransferase domain-containing protein: protein MDELYHDRLIRFLEGLWGEGFLSPGGPEEVARILDGRRLDGLSVLDIGCGAGGVSLCLARDHGAAWVTGIDVEDGVIGRGRAVIAAAGLAGRIGLAKVAPGPLPFPPGCFDVVFSKDSIVHIPDKAALMAEVFRVLRPGGMFLASDWLIGHDGQPSAEMAAYIAAEGLDFGMASARTYAAAMAAAGFGAIETVSRNAWYRTAARAERDRLRGTEGAAMAEAVGQDFVDHNIELWDRMIPVLDSGEHCPTHLRAVKP, encoded by the coding sequence ATGGACGAACTGTATCACGACCGGCTGATCCGTTTTCTGGAAGGGCTGTGGGGCGAGGGGTTCCTGTCGCCCGGCGGACCGGAAGAGGTGGCGCGGATCCTGGACGGGCGGCGGCTGGACGGGCTGTCGGTGCTGGACATCGGATGCGGCGCGGGCGGGGTCAGCCTGTGCCTGGCGCGCGATCACGGGGCGGCCTGGGTGACCGGGATCGACGTCGAGGACGGCGTGATCGGGCGCGGGCGGGCGGTGATCGCGGCGGCGGGGCTGGCGGGGCGCATCGGGCTGGCCAAGGTGGCGCCCGGCCCCCTGCCCTTTCCGCCCGGCTGTTTCGACGTGGTGTTCTCGAAGGATTCCATCGTCCACATCCCCGACAAGGCCGCGCTGATGGCCGAGGTGTTCCGGGTGCTGCGGCCGGGCGGGATGTTCCTGGCGTCGGACTGGCTGATCGGGCATGACGGCCAGCCATCGGCGGAGATGGCGGCCTATATCGCGGCGGAGGGCCTGGATTTCGGCATGGCCTCGGCGCGGACCTATGCGGCCGCGATGGCGGCGGCGGGGTTCGGGGCGATCGAGACGGTCAGCCGCAACGCCTGGTACCGGACGGCGGCGCGGGCCGAGCGCGACCGGCTGCGGGGGACCGAGGGCGCGGCCATGGCGGAAGCGGTGGGGCAGGATTTCGTGGACCACAACATCGAGCTGTGGGACCGGATGATCCCGGTTCTGGACAGCGGAGAGCATTGCCCGACGCATCTGCGGGCGGTCAAGCCGTGA
- a CDS encoding DMT family transporter, protein MLAFSGLVAGSFSLGARAAPLIDPGALTALRFLLAGLIVGAAALATTGIPRSAWRAPWRYVLLGALLAAYFVLMFEGLKTATPVSAAAVFTLTPPMAGLFGWLMLRQVTTPRMALALAAGGAGALWVIFRADIAALMAMNIGRGEVVYFWGCLAHAVYAPMVRWLNRGEPAIVFTFGMMVAGFVMLTLWSWPAIRATDWSALPPLVWITLVYVAVAASAMTFVLLQYAALRLPSAKVMAYTYLVPSWVILWELAAGGDAPPVGVLAGVALTVAALGLLLKEETVKTPESPRQTAPM, encoded by the coding sequence ATGCTGGCCTTCTCGGGTCTCGTGGCGGGGTCGTTCAGCCTGGGCGCGCGGGCCGCGCCGCTGATCGATCCCGGCGCGCTGACGGCGCTGCGGTTCCTGCTGGCGGGGCTGATCGTGGGGGCGGCCGCCCTTGCCACCACGGGCATTCCCCGCAGCGCCTGGCGGGCGCCCTGGCGCTATGTGCTGCTTGGTGCGCTGCTCGCGGCCTATTTCGTGCTGATGTTCGAGGGGCTCAAGACGGCGACGCCGGTATCGGCCGCGGCCGTCTTCACGCTCACCCCGCCGATGGCGGGCCTGTTCGGCTGGCTGATGCTGCGGCAGGTGACGACACCGCGCATGGCGCTGGCCCTGGCGGCGGGCGGGGCAGGGGCGCTGTGGGTGATCTTTCGTGCCGACATCGCCGCGCTGATGGCGATGAACATCGGCCGGGGCGAGGTGGTGTATTTCTGGGGCTGCCTGGCCCACGCGGTCTATGCCCCGATGGTGCGATGGCTGAACCGGGGCGAACCGGCCATCGTGTTCACCTTCGGGATGATGGTGGCGGGCTTCGTGATGCTGACGCTGTGGTCATGGCCCGCGATCCGCGCGACCGACTGGTCCGCGCTGCCGCCCCTGGTCTGGATCACGCTGGTCTATGTGGCGGTCGCCGCATCGGCCATGACCTTCGTGCTGCTGCAATATGCGGCGCTGAGGCTGCCCTCGGCAAAGGTCATGGCCTATACCTATCTGGTGCCCTCGTGGGTGATCTTGTGGGAACTGGCCGCGGGCGGTGACGCCCCGCCGGTGGGCGTGCTGGCCGGTGTGGCGCTTACCGTCGCGGCACTGGGCCTGCTGCTGAAGGAAGAAACCGTCAAAACGCCAGAATCCCCGCGACAAACCGCGCCCATGTGA
- a CDS encoding tellurite resistance TerB family protein, giving the protein MPDTPPSMTPQDALLAIMVAVSMSDEQIRTSELVAIQRIVGSLPVFEGYDPDRFRQITQVVMDLFEEEEGLEALFGLVRDGLPDHLNETAYALACDVAAADGSLREVELRMLEEVRHELSVDRLHAAAIEWGARARHMRP; this is encoded by the coding sequence ATGCCCGACACGCCCCCGTCGATGACCCCACAGGACGCGCTGCTTGCGATCATGGTGGCGGTGTCGATGTCGGATGAACAGATCCGCACCTCGGAACTGGTCGCGATCCAGCGGATCGTCGGCAGCCTGCCGGTGTTCGAGGGCTATGACCCGGACCGCTTCCGCCAGATCACCCAGGTCGTGATGGACCTGTTCGAGGAGGAGGAGGGGCTGGAGGCGCTGTTCGGCCTGGTGCGCGACGGCCTGCCGGACCACCTGAACGAGACGGCCTATGCCCTGGCCTGCGACGTGGCGGCGGCGGACGGCAGCCTGCGCGAGGTCGAACTGCGGATGCTGGAGGAGGTCAGGCACGAGCTGAGCGTCGACCGGCTGCACGCGGCGGCGATCGAATGGGGCGCGCGGGCGCGGCACATGCGGCCGTGA